AAAATATCGGCTATGCTGGACAAAGTAAAGCATGAGATTCATCAAGCACCCGAACGGACGAAAGCCTCGATGAATAATTTTCTCTACACCGTTGGTATTTCTTACAAACCCTTGAGCGAAAAAGCGGCCGAAACCGCCAAAGCTGTCGGCAAAGTTGAGCTCAAACGGGAAAACAAGAAACCCACTCAACTCTATGCCTACGACAGCATCCAGCAAGGCTTGGAAAAAGGGCGCCTTGGATTCAAACGCAAATTTGTCAGATGTTAATAGGAGGAAGAAAAAGTGCCGCCATTAAAGGGTTGGCGCTTTTTTTATAGAATAAGTACTAGTTGTTTCGAAGCCGCTTAAGGAGATGAGAATATGTTTAGAGGAATCAGTTTTGAATTGCCAAACGATTATGGAAGTTTTTTGAAAGACATTCTTCAGCCAGTAAACGTTCAATCCTTTAATTGGCACATAGATAACATAGAAACCTACACAGCCAGCAATGACAGAGCGAATGGGGAGTTGTTCCCGCAAAATGGAACGATCCTGGAAGGTTTCAAGTTAAAGGAAGCAATCGAAACAGAAAAGGTTTATGTGATTTTTGCGGAACTTCGCGCTTTTCAAGGAGCTGTCACTTCACATCCTCAGACCTACGAAGAGTTCGCCGCAAGCGACTGCCAGTTGGTCCTGCTAATTGCTGATACGATCTATACGACAATCTATTGCAAAGATCAAACGATGCTCCTTGCGCTCTATGAGAACGGACGCAGCTTTGGTTTTCGCAATTTGGCATATATAAATGAACAAAACGATTCGCGTACTAGGCTTTCGGTGTGGTAAACAAGAAGGGTGCCCGTGGCTGAGCGAATTAAAGAACATGAATAGCAGGTAAGGAACGAACTATAAAAAATCCATCATTCTAAAAGGAGAACGATTATGCACGCATTAGTAATTGGCGCAACAGGAGCAACGGGAAAAGACCTCGTCGAGCAATTGATGAAAGACGATTCATTTGAAAAAGTCGACGTCTTCGCAAGGCGTCCTTTGGATATACAACACGACAAATTAACGGTTCGAGTCATCGATTTTGACCAGCCGGAAGAATGGCGAAACTTGGTGACAGGCGATGTTCTTTTTTCCTCTTTAGGCACCACGATCAAAGCAGCAGGAAGCAAAGAGGCGCAGTGGAAAGTCGATTACGGCTACCAATATGAGTTTGCTAAAGCGGCAAAAGAAAACGGGGTTGAACGTTTTGTATTGGTGTCAGCTGAGTTCGCTAATCCAAAAGCTCGTAGCTTTTATTCAAAGATGAAAGGTCAATTAGAGGAAGCGGTCAAAGAACTAGGGTTTCCCAAATTAAGCATCCTTAAGCCGCCCATCTTAAAGCGGAAAGGCAGTGACCGCACATTGGAAGTATTGGGACTGAAGATTATTCAATTAGTGAATAAGGCAGGGCTGCTTCGCTCGCAACAGCCACTTCCCACTGAAGTGCTCGCACAGGCTATGATCAATTCAGCCAAACAAATTACAAGCAATAGAGAATTTTTGATAGGGAAAGCCATCCGCAATCGCGCTGAATTTTATGAATAAAAATTATTCATAGTCAACACTCTCGATAATTCTTGAAAAAGAGTAGATTAATAGTTTTTTTGAATAAGGGAGGTTCACCTTTGAAAAAGACTCTAGTTTCGCTTTTCGCATCCGCATTCATTCTAACTTTGACTTATTATATTATTCATATATATTCAAACGAACCGATTGATGAAAAGTTGAATAATGGCATCCTGAGCAAAAGTGCAAATTACGCCATTGATCTTAAAATGACAGAAGCGGGAACTTTCCGGATCTCTGCAGATGTCATGGTTAACAATGACTCACAGGAAAGTTGGTCGGACATTGCGTTCTTCTTTGTGGTTAATGAAATGAATAGCGAGTCAAATGTTGCTGAAGTGAATTCAGTTAGTTCGGCTGGGGATCAGATGGACTATGAATTGAATAATGGTGTATTATTCATTGAACTTGAGTCAGATTTACTTCCAGGTAAACAACAGACGGTCTTGGTTGAATATAGCCTTACTATACCTGAAGACGGCTTGCGTTTAACTCGCTCCGATAACAATGTTTATCTGGCTCATTGGTATCCGATGCTTGCTGAATATGACGCTGGTTGGCGAGTCAATGATTATGATCCCAAAGGGGAATCTTATGAAACGGGCTATGGTGATTATGCAATCACTTACCGGCTGCCTGACGAGTACTTGATTGCCACTTCTGCTCCGGACGGGCCCGCACAAGCTAGTTCATCGGGAACCTTAACCGGAGCGGCCATCAAAGATTTCTACGCGGCGTTTTTGAATCCAGCCGATTGGCAAGTGGCAGAGCGCAAGTCAGGGGAGACAGAGCTTCGAGTGTTTGTGCCGGCGGAGTCCGCGATCTTGGAAGAAACGGCTGAACTGTCTGTTGAAGCATTTGCTTTTTTTGAACAAAATATTGGCGATTATCCGTTTGCTGAACTGGATTTGATCGCAAATGACGGCTATATGGAATATCCAAATATCGTCGAAGTCCCAATGGATAAAGCTTTGCTTGATTCAATTCTCGTGCACGAGATTGCGCATCAATGGTTTTATTATTTGGTCAGTAATGACCCTTACGAAAATGCTTGGCTAGATGAAAGTCTGACCGAATTCAGCACCGGCCTGTTCCTCAGCGATTATTATGGTGACGAAGACGGCGGTTTTCAAACCGCACAAGCATATAAAGCCTCCACTACGCCGAAACCGTATGCAGATTTGGCACTCGACGAATTCGATACAGCGGCTTATTATGCCACTATCTACGGGGAAGTGCCTTTGTTGCTGAAGGGCTTTTTCGATCAACAAGGCGGAAATGAGGCTGCATTGGAGTTTTTAGCGGCTTATTACGAAGAGTTCCAATTCCGTCGAGTGACAAAACAACAGTTCCGCGACTTTTTTGAAGGCTATTTCGAAGGCGATCAGCAGGAATTTTTAAACAGCTGGCTGCAATCCTGAATTTATAGGCACTTCGAAATGAAACAGCTGGCATAGGTTGACCAGGAACTGCCACGAGAATTTTAAATATTACATAAAAAAGAGGAAGCGCTAAACATTCAGCGTTTCCTCTTTTCTGTGTTTCGGTGTATGCCTTTTCTCCTGACAGAAATGAGTTTTAGGGAATCCAATATTTTCCTTTAAGCAGATAGATAGAGACTGTTCGAAATCTTGTAGGTATAAATTTTCAAATATAGCAAATAATCTGTAATCTCGTTGAATGTCCAAATTTACTTCGGTATACTAAATTTCATTAAGGTTGAGGAGGAAAAAATTTGAAGAAAAAATACATTATGCCTGTTATATTATCATCTGCACTCGTCGCCAGTTCGTTTACAGCGAGCACCGCGTTAGCAAATGGGCAATCTGAAAAAACGTGGAACGAAAACGCCCATGTCCCTGTATTCGTGAAAGAAAAAATCGCAGAGAAACGGTCTTCGAGCAATGCGTCGAATGCGCTTGATTATCTTGCGGAAAACGAGAAAAAGACTGGCTTGAAAAACCCGAAGAAAAACTTGCAGCAAAAAGCAGTGGAAAAAGACGATCTCGGCATGACGCATGTCCGCTTTAACCAGGCAGTCAACGGTATCCCGGTTGAAGGGGCGGAAGTGGTCGTTCACTACAACAGACAGGACGAATTGGTGTCCGTTAACGGAGCCCATTTCCCTGAAGCGTCCACGAGCAGCATCGACACGGCGCCGACTGTGAGCCTCGTCAAAGCCGTTCAAACAGCGAAAAACGCAGTTGAAGCACCAGAAGAGCTTGAGTATGCACCTGAATTGGAAGTCGTCGTTTATCCGTTTGAAGAAGAAAACCATTTAGCTTATAAGGTTAATGTGAACTTCATGGGGGATCAACCCGGCAACTGGTTTGTCTTTGTGGATGCGAAAAGCGGGGAAGTGATCGATCAGTATAATGCCATCATGCACGCTCAAGACATCCATCAATCGGTCGGCACCGGCGTACTTGGCGAACAGCGCAAAATCCACACGACCAAGACAAAAGAAGCTAAGGGAGGCACGACCTTCAGCTTGTCCGATGAGTCACATGAAGGCCTAGAAGGCATTTATACATTGGATGCAAATGACGGGGAGATTTTCACGAATCACAGCGCCTCGTGGAAAGATGAATACTTACGCCCGGCTGTAGATGCACATTTCAACTCCGAGCAAGTATATGAATATTTCCATGACGAACACGACCGCAACTCACTTGACGACAATGGAATGGCGATTATTTCCTATGTGCATTATGGAGAAAGCTATAATAATGCGTTCTGGAATGGCCGCTATATGACATACGGCGACGGCGATGGATCGTTCATGGTGCCATTGTCTGCGGGACTAGACGTAGCTGCGCATGAAATGACGCATGGCGTGATCTCCAATTCAGCGAATCTCCGGTACCGTTTTGAGTCAGGCGCGTTGAACGAATCCTTTGCAGACATTTTCGGCGTATTGGTAGATTCAGACGATTGGGAACTTGGTGAGGACATCATGGGTCCTGATGCCAAAGAAGACGGGAGAGTCTCACTGCGCAGCTTAAGCGACCCGAGCAAATATCCTGTCAAAGCGGATTATGTACCTTACGGAGATGGAGAAGGCAATTACCCTTCCCATATGGACGAATTCTATGATTTGCCAATCAATTTGGATAACGGCGGTGTCCATATCAATTCATCGATTACCAACCATGCCGCTTATTTGATCGGTGAAGAAATCGGCAAGGAAAAACTCGGCCAGATTTTCTACCGTGCGCTAACGGTCTATTTGACGCCAACTTCCAACTTCAGCGAAGCCCGAAAGCTAATTGTCCAATCGGCGGCTGACATCTACGGAGAAGGAAGCGCGGAAGAGAAAGCTACGGCAGATGGGTTTGATGAGGTCGGGATTTACGAATAAGATCAACACATACAGCATGCAAAGAGCCATTCCAAAATCTTTTGATTTTGGAATGGCTCTTATTTAATAGATGCTCTTTAAGCAAATCCTAAAAGTTTCATGATGCTCAAGATCAAGATGCCGACAACGCCGAAGTCAGAGTCGCCAAAGGTTGTTCCGGTAAATCCGATATCGCCCAACATTACTAAGAGGATGGCCGGGATAAAGCTGATGATCAACCCGTTGGCAAATGCGCCCGCCATGGCACCGCGCCGTCCGCCTGTGATGTTGCCGAAGACGCCGGCCGCAGCTCCTGTGAAGAAATGCGGGACCAAACCAGGGACGATGACGCTAAGTCCGAGAACCGGCAGGAAGAACATCGCCAACAAGCCAGCAAAAAAGCTAAACAAGAAACCGATGATAACTGCGTTTGGCGCAAAAGGGAAGACCGTTGGAACATCCAATGCCGGTTTGGTATTAGGAACCAATTTATCCGCAATCCCTTGGAAAGCAGGAACGATTTCAGCTATTAGCATTCTCACACCTGCAAGGATGATAAAGACGCCTGCCGCAAACGTGATTGCTTGAATGAAAGAAAAGACTAAGAAATTCGAACCGCCTGATAGTGTTGTTTCAATATAGTCCTGCCCAGCAAACAAAGCGACAACGAAGAAGAACAACACCATTGTCAACGAAACGGCTACAGAAGTGTCTCTCAAAAAGCCTAGTGATTTAGGGACTTTGATTTCTTCAGTCGTTTTTTCTTTATCGCCAACCAATTTCCCGACATTCGCAGAAACAAAATAGCCAATCGAGCCGAAATGTCCGACAGCGAAATCGTCGCTTCCCGTAATTTGACGTACATACGGCTGCAACAACGCTGGAAACAATACCATACACAAGCCCAAAATAATCGATCCTGTAATGATCAAAGGAGCGCCTTCAAGTCCGCCTACGGACAAGGTTACCGCTAATAGGCAGGCCATGAATAATGTATGGTGTCCGGTTAGGAAGATGAATTTAAACGGTGTGATGCGCGCCAACACAATATTGGTGACCATCCCGAATACCATAATCAATGCGGTAGAGGTCCCAAATTGGCTTTGGGCAGCAGCGACAATCGCTTCATTATTCGGGATGACGCCTTGTACGTTAAATGCATGATCGAACATATCCCCGAAGATATCCAACGAACCGATCAATACGGTCGCCCCAGCTCCGATGATGACGAAGCCCATTACTGTTTTCAGTGTGCCTGATACGACATCAGCACTGCTTTTACGCTGAAGCAGCAATCCCGCCAGCGCAAACAATCCGATCAGAATGGCTGGTGTTCCTAAAATGTCATTCATGATTACTTGTAACATAGTGGTTCCCCCTTAATGCCCGCCTTATGCGAAATGAGGCTCTAGTTTTGTTTTAATTTCAGGAATGCTCATCATGTTCTCTAGATTAATAATGGTACGATTGCCGTCTTCTAATTGGCTCATGATATCTGCAGCCCCGATAAAGAGATCAGCTTGCACCGATTTAGCTGAAGTCAGGTCAGTATGGTCGACTTCCGCTGTTTTCCCTAATTCTTTTAGCGCTTTCTTGACATTCAATTCCATAATAAAACTACTTCCTAATCCGTTTCCGCACACTACCATGATTTTCATTCTGTTTCCTCCTTAGAATATGTTTGGATGATTTCCAATAATTGTTCTTTGTCCGTGGCTTCGAGCATCCGTTGAATATTGGCAGGCTCGTTCAACAAGCTGGTCAATTGGATCAACGCACGCAAATGCGAATCGCTATCCGCTGCAGCTAACACAATAATTAATTGAACTGGCTTGTCTGGGGCGAAATCCACCGCTTTGTCGAGTTTCAATAAACTCATCGATAAAGACAGCACTCCTTCTTCAGGGCGTGCGTGGGGAATAGCGACGAGCGGAGTGATGACGACGTAAGGGCCGTTTTTTTCAATCGACTCCACCATCGCGGTAACATACTCTTCTTTAACGGTTCCTAATTCCACTAGCGGGCTAGAAGCGAGTTGAATTGCTTCTTGCCAAGTCGTAGCTTGCTGTTTCAATTGAAGGGTTTGGGTAGTCAATAGTTCTGCTAGCACGGGTTTCTCTGCCTCCTTTACTGCGTGTGTGGGGGTGCCTGCCTGTACATATAAGGTGGCGTGCAACTCCTTTTCCAATTGCTTCGGGTCATGGATCGTTGCGTGCTTGGAAATCAGCTCCATCAATCCGGCAACATCCGAGTCTGGAACTGTGTATCCATAGAGTTCCTGCATTACTTGCTTGTTCAAGCGCTGCTTGTCCCGCTCTTCCAAAATAGGGGGGACTACAAATAAAGTAGCGTCCGTGTTCAGAAAGACCGAAGAAAATACGAGATCGTAGTCCAATGGATATTCAGCCGTATCCCTCACAGACAGCACGTCCAAGAAAAGGATGGTCGGAAATAATTCCCTTAGCGTATAGTTCAGGATGTTGCTGACGCCAATGCCGTGCGGGCAAACGACTATGGCTTTTTTCCGGTCGTCCAGACGGGTTCCTTGCCTTTGCAGCCAGCCGCCGAAATAAATCGTGAAATAGGCTGCTTCGTCTTCCGGCAGTTGGAAGCCCAATTCGTTTTCCAGGATCCTCAAAGACTTGCGCGTCAAATGATGGAGTTCCGGATAAATCTTGGAAACCCGCTCCATCATCGGATTGACGTGAGGAAACCTGTACTTGATGCGGTAAAAAGCGGGTTTGAAATGGACGTACAATTGCTCGAAAAGCTGGTCTTTGTCTTGAAGGTGGACGAATGTCAGCCGCTCGAACTCTTCGGTGACGCGCTGCAAAAGCTCGCGGAACACTTGGTCGTCTTTCAAGGGCGAACGGTCTTTTGTCCGGTTCATGCTGACCAAATGCAAAGTGGCATAGAGTTTTTCGGTCTGGCTCCAAGTGGATTGAAAAGCGGCTGTCCCGATCATCGCATCGATCAACACATATTCTTTCGTTTCTGCGAAGGGGAGCCAGCTCGGATCTTGATCAAGTTCTTCTCCTTTGCCGATCAACTGGTCGGTGGAAAAGAAAAGGTAGGCCAGTTCGTACAGGCGTTCATCGGTAAAGATGATGCCCAATTGCTGTTCCATGTTTTCTAACTGGTCATGAATGGCTGTGATGCGTTCGTCAAACTCACTCCAGATGCATTGCGTAATCATTTGGCTGTTGGAGCCATTCAACACCTCATGAAGCAATTGCTCGATGACGAACCGTTTGATCCGGCTGTTGCCAGTAATGATGTAACCGGATTGCTTGGAGTAACGGATGGTCAATCCCATCTCTTGTGCCTGTTCTTTTAAACGCTGAAGATCATTCAATACGGTATTTCGTGAAACTCCCGTGGCGGATTGAAAATGAAATACGGACAAGGTTTCTTGGCTCAACAGAATCATCAAGTAAATAACTTGTTCCCGGTCCTTCTCAGAAAAAATATAGCTCCGTTTGGTCAACTTGACGGTGATCGAAGCGTCTGCAATCTTATCTGATAAGAAATAACCGAGATCCCGTTTGTACTGCACAGGAGCGTAGTCATTCGATTCGAGCCAGTCGTTAACCTTATTCAAACTGTACTGAATCTGCCTGCGTGTCAGTCCTGTTTGTTGTTCCATTTCATTCATTGAAGGAATCGATGAATGCTGCAAGAGCTTTAGCAAACTAGCACTTCTTTCATCTAAAAACATCTTTTGTTCCTCCCTTATCTCTACACTATTCGAATTATTTGATGAAATCTATCTTTTCTCAGTCCCAATCTTGTTGCTCTTGCTGCACAATACTGTACTGTACTTTGGCAGTTGGGGCTAGAGATTTTTGGATTGAAGACAGAAAAACTGTCCGGAGTGATTGCGGCTGCTGGCGAGCAGCGTCATCAGCTGAGATGGAATTCGGCCGTTCTTGCATTCCATGTAATGATTGCTGTTGGCTCTTGATTGTTAAACGGCCACTTGGAGATAGAACAACCAGTAGTTGAGATAATTGGTTAAATAATTAAAATATTCTTTCAATACTATTGATTTATTTTGAAAGCGCTTTTATAATTACTCATATAACATTTGTGCTTAGTTAGAACAAATGTAAAAAGCTAGGGGGTGTTGAGTTTGTGGGGGTGGTTTATCGTTGTGTTCGCGGGGATATGGATCCTTCAGATTTTGATGACCAAAATGCAATTGAGAAATTACCAGGTAACATTAAAGAAAATGAGCAACAGGCCTTCGGGATATCTCGGGGTCGGCATACAAAAACAAAAATTAGGTATCGGTGTGATTGCCATATTGGTAACAGATGAGGCAGGATCCCTGATCGAGAGCCAGCTCATGAAAGGTGTGACGGTATTTAGCCGTTTTGAGGATTTTCCCAAATTCAATGGGATGCATATCGAATCCCTAAAAGAGAAATTGGATGAAGAATCTGATGGCAAAGCGTTCAAGATGGCGATTGAAAAAATCGAAACGCAAATGGGCAAGAAAACAAATCTGGCAATCTAAGGAGGAAAAAGGATGGATTTTTTAGTTTCGCTCGCTGAAGGCTTTATTGGAATGTTTCAAGCCGGTGCAGATACATTTACAGGGCTTGTTACAGGAATCATTCCATTATTAATCGTGTTGATCACAGCGATCAATGCACTGATCCGTTTAATCGGGGAAGAACGCATCAATCGCTTGGCTGCAAAAAGCACAAAAAATATTATTCTGCGCTACACCATATTTCCGGTATTGGCCGTGTTCTTTTTGACCAATCCAATGGCTTACACATTCGGTAAATTCTTGCCGGAAAAACAAAAGCCGGCTTTTTACGATTCTGCTGTATCGTTTGTCCATCCAATTACCGGATTATTCCCCCACGCCAACCCAGCTGAGTTATTCGTCTATCTCGGCATCGCAGCGGGAATCACTGAATTGGGCTTGTCCCTTGGGCCACTCGCAATCCGTTTCTTTTTGGTTGGAATTATCGTGATTCTGATGCGTGGAATCGTTACGGAAATCATTACGGTTCGCATGATGAAAGCAAAAGGAATGGAAGTGTAATTGCTGAAAGTGGTTAATTGAAAAGGGGGAAGCAAAATGGCAGACAATCAAACACCATTAAACTTTAAAGCGATTTCCGTGACGAAAGGCCGAGGAGGCTGGGGCGGTCCACTCACAATACGACCGAACGAGACCCAACGGTATATCGTCTCTGTAACGGGAGGTGGAATTCATCCCGTCGCAGAGGAAATTGCCCGTTTAACGGGGGCTGAAGCGGTAGATGGATTCAAATCTTCGTATCCGAAAGAAACAATGGCTTGTGTCATCATTGACTGCGGTGGGACAGCACGCTGTGGGGTTTACCCGAAAATGAATATTTTAACGATCAATGTAAACGCAACGTCCCCATCCGGGCCATTGATGAAATTCATCAATGAAGAAAATTTTGTGTCCGGTGTGACGGTTTCAGATATCAGTGCGGAAGCAGCACCTTATGAAGACCAAAATGAAGTGAAAGAAGCAGCAGATAAAACGGTTGCACCAGCAGCCCGTAAAACACCACAGGAATTGAAAGAAGAAGCCAGAAGAAAAGTGGCGGCGAACAGTACAGGCGAACCTAAAAAAATGAACATCGTGGAACGGGTCGGCCGAGGTGCCGGGAAAGTCGTCGGCGTACTCTACCAAGCGGGACGCGAAACAATCGATCAAGTCATCAAGAATATTTTGCCGTTCATGGCATTTGTCAGTATGTTAATCGGAATCATAACTTTCACCGGAATCGGTGACATCATCGCAAATTTCGTCACCCCGCTTGCCGGTAATTTTGTAGGCTTGCTTATCCTCTCGGTCATCTGTTCGTTGCCGATTCTGTCTCCCTTACTCGGGCCCGGTGCTGTTATTGCCCAAGTAGTCGGAGTTTTGGTCGGTGTTGAAATCGGGCGCGGCAATATCCCACCCGAATTAGCACTCCCAGCATTGTTTGCAATCAACCCACAAGTTGGGGCTGACTTTGTCCCGGTCGGGTTGACTCTTGGAGAAGCAGAACCGGAAACCATCGAGGTCGGTGTCCCGGCTGTCTTGATTTCCCGTTTGATCACAGGGCCTTTGGCTGTTGTCATCGCCTATCTACTAAGCTTTGGAATGTACTAAAAAAAGGATTGGGTGAGAGTGAAGATGATAAAAAAATACGAAGCTAAAATTACAGAAATTGGGGAAGAGGTAGAATTGTTCGCAGATGAGCAGATGATGGTCATATTTAACAATACCGTCCCAGAAGAATTGCGGTCATTTGCGGTGATTCACGAAAAAGCAGAACTGCTTGAAGGTGTGGAGGCAGGAGATGTTCTAGAAATTAACGGCGAACGCTTTGAAATCCTTTATGTTGGCAACAAAGTAAATGATACGCTCCGAGATCTTGGCCATTGCACTATTTCGTTTTCAGGCGAAGCCGAAGCGAATCTTCCGGGAACAATGTGTGTAGAAAAAACCCCTCTGCCCGAACTGGCATTGGGAGCCGAAATTTGTATACTAAAAGCCTGACAAAGAGGAGACTGAAGCATGCTGGGTATCAATAGAAAGCTTGAAGAAATGGAAACAAACGGAGACATCATTAAAGTCGGGCTCGTGGGTGCTGGCCAAATGGGGAGAGGCATGGTTTCACAAATTGAAAATATGTCGGGCATGCGCGTGGTTTTAACAGCAGATATCCAACTCGATAATGTAGTAAATGCTTACGTAAAAGCGGGTATCGCGGATGCTGATATCGTCAAAACAACTGACGCAGAGGAAGCGGCAGCAGCGATTCAATCCGGTAAAGTAGTGGCAACGACAGACGCGCGCTTGGTCACATCATCCACGGCAGTAGATGTAGTGGTCGATGCTACCGGTGTTCCCGACATCGGTGCCAAGATCGCCTGGGACGCTATTTTAAATAGAAAACATATCGTGATGTTGAACGTGGAAGCGGATGTAACAATTGGGCCGTTATTGAAGAAGATGGCTGATGCCAGTGGCGTGGTTTATACGGGCACCGCCGGCGATGAACCTGGCGCTATTATGGAATTATACGATTTTGCGGATGCACTCGGTTTTGAAGTCGTCGCCTTAGGAAAAGGGAAAAACAATCCATTGAATTTGGCAGCGAACCCTGACACCGCAGCGGACGAAGCGGCGCGAAAAGGCGCAAGTGCGAAAATGCTGGCTTCATTCCAGGACGGCACAAAGACGATGGTTGAAATGACCGCTGTCGCCAATGCCACAGGATTTCTTCCAGACACCCCAGGGATGCATGGGTTCGTAAGTGATGTCAAAGGGCTTCCGGAAATCTTTCAATTGAAAGAAGACGGCGGACAAGTCAGCAAGAAGAAAATCGTCGAATACATTAACGGTGTCGCCCCAGGCGTATTTGCGATCATTGCCTCGGAAAAAGAGGAAGTTAACCACGAGATGCAGTACTTGAGCATGGGGGCTGGGCCCAATTATGTGCTATATCGTCCCTATCATTTGACCAGCTTGGAGACTCCCATTTCGATCGCGCGCGCCTTTATCTACAACGAAGCCACGATTGCCCCTTGGAAAGGACTTCAAGCGGAAACCGTAACGGTGGCCAAAACCGATCTCCAAGAAGGCCAATTTCTCGATAGTATAGGAGGATTCACGGTTTATGGCCACATCTTGTCAGCAGAAGATGCGAAACAACAAAACGCCTTGCCATTAGGTTTGGTCGACCGCCATGTTCAGTTAAAGCGTTCCGTCAAAAAAGGAAATATCGTCACATACGACGATGTAATACAAACGAAGGAGTCGACCATTTGGCGATTGCGTCGCATACAGGACGAAACCTTTGCGAAAAGGCTGTAAAAGAAAGTTTAAAACGAACATCCAGTAATCAAAATCGTTTGAATGGTACTAGACAAAGGCTCTAAATCACTGTAGAGGCATGTTCACTACCAAAATGAGAAGGTGTTTTAATATGAAAGTGAAAAAGATGGAAGCTGGCTTATATTGTGTTCATTGCAGAGAGGAAGTCAATCACGAGATTACGTATATTAACGATGACATTAAACGCATTCGCTGCATGGAATGCGGCCGGACAATCGAAATGAATATGGACCTCAGGAAAGAGTTCTATAAGGAATTGTACGAACGCATATCGACAAAGCCGACGCGTGTGACGAAAGAGTACAAGGAAGATCTCAGCCATTTGTTGCTATCGTTTCCTTTTAGAGCCATCAAAAAGCCGTACCGTGTACTAAAAGAAGTGCATTCATCCCGAAGAGTTATAAACACCTATAAATTGAAAAAAAATAACAAGTCACAAAGTAAAGGGTCGAACTTCTGAAACATCAAGAAGTCTGGCCCTTTTGTTCTTGACGAATAATCAGAAAAGACTTATAATTTTACATATGTTACGAGTTAGAACAAATGTAAAAAGGGGGATTATCAATGACACAACTCATCAATATTCCGGCACAGCTCAAGAAAACGGACTTAACGCATTTATTAAAGCAAATGTGGCAAATTCGATTTTTCGAAGAGAAGGTCGATGAATTCTTCGCCAAGGGCATGATCCATGGAACTACGCATCTAGCAGTCGGGCAGGAAGCTTCGGCAGTGGGTTCAATTGCTGTTTTACAAGAACGCGACAAGATCACGAGCACGCATCGAGGTCACGGACACTGCATTGCTAAAGGCGCGGAAGTGAATCGGATGATGGCTGAGTTATTCGGGCGCACCACAGGTTATTGCAAAGGCAAAGGGGGCTCGATGCATATTGCAGATGTCGATAAAGGCAATCTGGGGGCAAACGGCATTGTCGGAGGCGGCTTTGCGATTGCGACGGGTGCCGCTCTG
This is a stretch of genomic DNA from Planococcus maritimus. It encodes these proteins:
- a CDS encoding PTS glucitol/sorbitol transporter subunit IIB, whose amino-acid sequence is MADNQTPLNFKAISVTKGRGGWGGPLTIRPNETQRYIVSVTGGGIHPVAEEIARLTGAEAVDGFKSSYPKETMACVIIDCGGTARCGVYPKMNILTINVNATSPSGPLMKFINEENFVSGVTVSDISAEAAPYEDQNEVKEAADKTVAPAARKTPQELKEEARRKVAANSTGEPKKMNIVERVGRGAGKVVGVLYQAGRETIDQVIKNILPFMAFVSMLIGIITFTGIGDIIANFVTPLAGNFVGLLILSVICSLPILSPLLGPGAVIAQVVGVLVGVEIGRGNIPPELALPALFAINPQVGADFVPVGLTLGEAEPETIEVGVPAVLISRLITGPLAVVIAYLLSFGMY
- a CDS encoding NAD(P)H-dependent oxidoreductase, with protein sequence MLGINRKLEEMETNGDIIKVGLVGAGQMGRGMVSQIENMSGMRVVLTADIQLDNVVNAYVKAGIADADIVKTTDAEEAAAAIQSGKVVATTDARLVTSSTAVDVVVDATGVPDIGAKIAWDAILNRKHIVMLNVEADVTIGPLLKKMADASGVVYTGTAGDEPGAIMELYDFADALGFEVVALGKGKNNPLNLAANPDTAADEAARKGASAKMLASFQDGTKTMVEMTAVANATGFLPDTPGMHGFVSDVKGLPEIFQLKEDGGQVSKKKIVEYINGVAPGVFAIIASEKEEVNHEMQYLSMGAGPNYVLYRPYHLTSLETPISIARAFIYNEATIAPWKGLQAETVTVAKTDLQEGQFLDSIGGFTVYGHILSAEDAKQQNALPLGLVDRHVQLKRSVKKGNIVTYDDVIQTKESTIWRLRRIQDETFAKRL
- a CDS encoding BglG family transcription antiterminator, whose protein sequence is MFLDERSASLLKLLQHSSIPSMNEMEQQTGLTRRQIQYSLNKVNDWLESNDYAPVQYKRDLGYFLSDKIADASITVKLTKRSYIFSEKDREQVIYLMILLSQETLSVFHFQSATGVSRNTVLNDLQRLKEQAQEMGLTIRYSKQSGYIITGNSRIKRFVIEQLLHEVLNGSNSQMITQCIWSEFDERITAIHDQLENMEQQLGIIFTDERLYELAYLFFSTDQLIGKGEELDQDPSWLPFAETKEYVLIDAMIGTAAFQSTWSQTEKLYATLHLVSMNRTKDRSPLKDDQVFRELLQRVTEEFERLTFVHLQDKDQLFEQLYVHFKPAFYRIKYRFPHVNPMMERVSKIYPELHHLTRKSLRILENELGFQLPEDEAAYFTIYFGGWLQRQGTRLDDRKKAIVVCPHGIGVSNILNYTLRELFPTILFLDVLSVRDTAEYPLDYDLVFSSVFLNTDATLFVVPPILEERDKQRLNKQVMQELYGYTVPDSDVAGLMELISKHATIHDPKQLEKELHATLYVQAGTPTHAVKEAEKPVLAELLTTQTLQLKQQATTWQEAIQLASSPLVELGTVKEEYVTAMVESIEKNGPYVVITPLVAIPHARPEEGVLSLSMSLLKLDKAVDFAPDKPVQLIIVLAAADSDSHLRALIQLTSLLNEPANIQRMLEATDKEQLLEIIQTYSKEETE
- a CDS encoding PTS glucitol/sorbitol transporter subunit IIA, producing the protein MIKKYEAKITEIGEEVELFADEQMMVIFNNTVPEELRSFAVIHEKAELLEGVEAGDVLEINGERFEILYVGNKVNDTLRDLGHCTISFSGEAEANLPGTMCVEKTPLPELALGAEICILKA
- a CDS encoding transcriptional regulator GutM yields the protein MLSLWGWFIVVFAGIWILQILMTKMQLRNYQVTLKKMSNRPSGYLGVGIQKQKLGIGVIAILVTDEAGSLIESQLMKGVTVFSRFEDFPKFNGMHIESLKEKLDEESDGKAFKMAIEKIETQMGKKTNLAI
- a CDS encoding PTS glucitol/sorbitol transporter subunit IIC, whose protein sequence is MDFLVSLAEGFIGMFQAGADTFTGLVTGIIPLLIVLITAINALIRLIGEERINRLAAKSTKNIILRYTIFPVLAVFFLTNPMAYTFGKFLPEKQKPAFYDSAVSFVHPITGLFPHANPAELFVYLGIAAGITELGLSLGPLAIRFFLVGIIVILMRGIVTEIITVRMMKAKGMEV